A genomic region of Xanthomonas campestris pv. phormiicola contains the following coding sequences:
- the ispH gene encoding 4-hydroxy-3-methylbut-2-enyl diphosphate reductase, which yields MDVLLANPRGFCAGVDRAIEIVKRAIEILGAPIYVRHEVVHNRFVVDDLKQRGAIFVEELDEVPDGNTVIFSAHGVSQAVRHEAERRGLKVFDATCPLVTKVHFEVARHCRAGRDVVLIGHAGHPEVEGTMGQWNRERGAGRIYLVEDIEQVATLEIQQPENLAYTTQTTLSVDDTRGIIDALRARYPAMQGPKNDDICYATQNRQDAVRDLARQCDLVLVVGSPNSSNSNRLSELARRDGVESYLIDGAEEIDPAWVAGKRRIGLTAGASAPQVLVDGVIARLRELGADGVGELAGEPESMVFALPKELRLRLVN from the coding sequence ATGGACGTCCTGCTCGCCAATCCCCGTGGTTTCTGCGCCGGCGTCGACCGTGCGATCGAGATCGTCAAGCGCGCCATCGAGATTCTGGGCGCGCCGATCTACGTGCGCCACGAAGTGGTGCACAACCGCTTCGTGGTCGACGACCTGAAGCAGCGCGGCGCGATCTTCGTCGAGGAACTGGACGAGGTGCCCGACGGCAACACGGTCATCTTCAGCGCCCACGGCGTGTCCCAGGCGGTGCGGCATGAAGCCGAGCGGCGCGGGCTGAAGGTGTTCGACGCGACCTGCCCGCTGGTCACCAAGGTCCATTTCGAAGTGGCCCGGCACTGCCGCGCCGGCCGCGACGTGGTGCTGATCGGCCATGCCGGCCACCCCGAGGTGGAGGGCACGATGGGCCAGTGGAACCGCGAACGCGGCGCCGGGCGCATCTATCTGGTCGAGGACATCGAGCAGGTCGCCACGCTGGAGATCCAGCAGCCGGAGAATCTGGCCTACACCACCCAGACCACGCTGTCGGTGGACGACACCCGCGGCATCATCGACGCGCTGCGCGCGCGCTACCCGGCGATGCAGGGGCCGAAGAACGACGACATCTGCTACGCCACCCAGAACCGCCAGGACGCGGTGCGCGACCTGGCCAGGCAGTGCGACCTGGTGCTGGTGGTCGGTTCGCCGAACAGCTCCAATTCCAATCGGCTCAGCGAGCTGGCGCGGCGCGACGGGGTGGAGTCCTACCTGATCGACGGCGCCGAGGAGATCGACCCGGCCTGGGTCGCCGGCAAGCGCCGCATCGGCCTGACCGCCGGCGCCTCGGCGCCGCAGGTGCTGGTGGACGGGGTCATCGCGCGGCTGCGCGAACTGGGCGCCGACGGCGTCGGCGAACTGGCCGGCGAACCGGAGTCGATGGTGTTCGCCCTGCCCAAGGAGCTGCGCCTGCGCCTGGTCAATTGA
- the ileS gene encoding isoleucine--tRNA ligase, with the protein MTQDYKATLNLPATDFPMRGDLPKREPDTLARWESEGLYAQLRDNAQGRPLFVLHDGPPYANGAIHLGHAVNKILKDIIVKSKYLAGFDAPYIPGWDCHGLPIEIAIEKKYGKVGVKLDAAQFRQKCREYANEQIDIQRRDFKRLGVIGDWDNPYRTLDFHFEANEMRALARIVDNGHLTRGVKPVHWCFDCGSALAEAEIEYADKQSPTVDVAYTARDGAALAAAFGVALPEDVEVAVPIWTTTPWTLPASLAVSLGPDLRYALVEGPAHDGRRRWLVLADALAERALQRYGVTEVVVHGRVAGAALEHQLLAHPFYDERDIPLILGDHVSDEDGTGAVHTAPGHGQEDYVAAKQYGLIERYTAAQINPIDGRGVYLPSTPPADGVALAGLHIWKANDTIAEVLAARGALLAHASMVHSYPHCWRHKTPIAFRATPQWFISMEQANLRADALKAIEGVHWYPSWGQARIAGMVAGRPDWTISRQRTWGVPIALFVHRETGEPHPRSTELMRQVADRVEESGVDVWYTLDAAELLGDEAADYDKITDILDVWFDSGVTHEAVLAERGIPKPADLYLEGSDQHRGWFQSSLLTGVALDQAAPYRQCLTHGFTVDEHGRKMSKSLGNGIEPQDIMKTLGADILRLWIASSDYSNEMSLSQEILKRNSDAYRRLRNTARFLLGNLHGFNPAAHLRTLPELVALDRWIVHRAYEVQEQIKTAYARYDFAAIVQALLNFCSVDLGSLYLDVTKDRLYTMPEDSHGRRSAQSAMFHVAEAFVRWIAPIMSFTADELWGYLPGAHVGNVLFATWYEGLAPLPEDAPLSAADFEQLLALREQVAKVLEPMRGNGVIGAALEAEITVAADAATAAKLQPLQEELRFLFISGDVVVREASTDEIFVSAQATSKQKCVRCWHHRADVGVDPEHPELCGRCVNNIAGPGEERTWF; encoded by the coding sequence GTGACCCAGGACTACAAAGCCACCCTCAACCTGCCGGCGACGGACTTCCCGATGCGCGGCGATCTGCCCAAGCGCGAGCCGGACACGCTGGCCCGCTGGGAGAGCGAGGGGCTGTACGCGCAGTTGCGCGACAACGCCCAGGGCCGGCCGCTGTTCGTGCTGCACGACGGCCCGCCGTACGCCAACGGCGCGATCCACCTCGGCCATGCGGTCAACAAGATCCTCAAGGACATCATCGTCAAGTCCAAGTACCTGGCCGGCTTCGATGCGCCGTACATCCCGGGCTGGGACTGCCACGGCCTGCCGATCGAGATCGCGATCGAGAAGAAGTACGGCAAGGTCGGGGTCAAGCTGGATGCGGCGCAGTTCCGGCAGAAGTGCCGCGAGTACGCCAACGAGCAGATCGACATCCAGCGCCGCGATTTCAAGCGCCTGGGCGTGATCGGCGACTGGGACAACCCGTACCGCACGCTCGACTTCCATTTCGAAGCCAACGAGATGCGCGCGCTGGCCCGGATCGTCGACAACGGCCACCTGACCCGCGGCGTGAAGCCGGTGCACTGGTGCTTCGATTGCGGCTCGGCGCTGGCCGAGGCGGAGATCGAATACGCCGACAAGCAGTCGCCGACCGTGGACGTGGCCTACACCGCGCGCGACGGCGCGGCGCTGGCGGCCGCGTTCGGCGTCGCGCTGCCGGAGGATGTGGAAGTCGCGGTGCCGATCTGGACCACCACGCCGTGGACGCTGCCGGCCTCGCTGGCGGTGTCGCTGGGGCCGGACCTGCGCTACGCCCTGGTCGAAGGCCCGGCCCACGACGGCCGTCGCCGCTGGCTGGTGCTGGCCGATGCGCTGGCCGAGCGCGCGCTGCAACGCTACGGCGTCACCGAGGTGGTGGTGCACGGCCGCGTCGCCGGCGCGGCGCTGGAGCACCAGCTGCTGGCGCATCCGTTCTACGACGAGCGCGACATCCCGCTGATCCTGGGCGACCACGTCTCCGACGAGGACGGCACCGGCGCGGTGCACACCGCGCCCGGGCACGGCCAGGAAGACTATGTGGCCGCCAAACAGTACGGCCTGATCGAGCGTTACACCGCCGCGCAGATCAACCCGATCGACGGCCGCGGCGTGTACCTGCCGTCGACCCCGCCGGCCGACGGCGTGGCGCTGGCCGGGCTGCACATCTGGAAGGCCAACGACACCATCGCCGAGGTGCTCGCCGCGCGCGGCGCGCTGCTGGCGCACGCGAGCATGGTCCACAGCTACCCGCACTGCTGGCGGCACAAGACCCCGATCGCGTTCCGCGCCACCCCGCAGTGGTTCATCTCGATGGAGCAGGCCAACCTGCGCGCCGACGCGCTGAAGGCGATCGAGGGCGTGCACTGGTATCCGTCCTGGGGCCAGGCGCGCATCGCCGGCATGGTCGCCGGGCGCCCGGACTGGACCATCTCCCGGCAGCGCACCTGGGGCGTGCCGATCGCGCTGTTCGTGCACCGCGAGACCGGCGAGCCGCATCCGCGCAGCACCGAACTGATGCGCCAGGTCGCCGACCGCGTCGAGGAGAGCGGGGTAGACGTGTGGTACACGCTCGATGCCGCCGAACTGCTCGGCGACGAAGCCGCCGACTACGACAAGATCACCGACATCCTCGACGTGTGGTTCGATTCGGGCGTGACCCACGAGGCGGTGCTGGCCGAGCGCGGCATTCCCAAGCCGGCCGACCTGTACCTGGAAGGTTCGGACCAGCATCGCGGCTGGTTCCAGTCCTCGCTGCTGACCGGCGTGGCGCTGGACCAGGCGGCGCCGTACCGGCAGTGCCTGACCCACGGCTTCACCGTGGACGAGCACGGCCGCAAGATGTCCAAGTCGCTGGGCAACGGCATCGAGCCGCAGGACATCATGAAGACGCTGGGCGCGGACATCCTGCGGCTGTGGATCGCCTCCAGCGACTACAGCAACGAGATGTCGCTGTCGCAGGAGATCCTCAAGCGCAATTCCGACGCCTACCGGCGCCTGCGCAACACTGCGCGCTTCCTGCTCGGCAACCTGCATGGCTTCAATCCGGCCGCGCACCTGCGCACCCTGCCGGAGCTGGTGGCGCTGGACCGCTGGATCGTGCATCGCGCCTACGAGGTGCAGGAGCAGATCAAGACCGCCTACGCGCGCTACGACTTCGCCGCGATCGTGCAGGCGCTGCTGAACTTCTGCAGCGTGGACCTGGGGTCGCTGTACCTGGACGTGACCAAGGACCGGCTGTACACGATGCCGGAGGACTCGCACGGCCGGCGTTCGGCGCAGAGCGCGATGTTCCATGTCGCAGAGGCGTTCGTGCGCTGGATCGCGCCGATCATGAGCTTCACCGCCGACGAACTGTGGGGCTACCTGCCCGGTGCGCATGTCGGCAACGTGCTGTTCGCGACCTGGTACGAAGGCCTGGCGCCGCTGCCGGAAGATGCGCCGCTGAGCGCGGCCGATTTCGAGCAGTTGCTGGCGCTGCGCGAGCAGGTGGCCAAGGTGCTGGAGCCGATGCGCGGCAACGGCGTGATCGGCGCGGCGCTGGAGGCGGAGATCACCGTCGCCGCCGACGCGGCCACCGCCGCCAAGCTGCAGCCGCTGCAGGAGGAACTGCGCTTCCTGTTCATCAGTGGCGACGTGGTGGTGCGCGAGGCCAGCACCGACGAGATCTTCGTCAGCGCCCAGGCCACCAGCAAGCAGAAGTGCGTGCGCTGCTGGCACCACCGTGCCGACGTGGGCGTGGATCCGGAGCACCCGGAACTGTGCGGCCGCTGCGTCAACAACATCGCCGGGCCGGGCGAGGAGCGCACCTGGTTCTGA
- a CDS encoding PH domain-containing protein — MTFRSKIDWWLAAILLVVIAVSIVTIVAASHGRSNGGLLTAAAVLVIGIVLPAWLLLSTAYTVESKVLIVRSGPVRQRIPLDQIGDIRPSSNPVSSPALSLDRLEIHHGQKRTLVSPKDKQGFIKAIRDAQRALGQR, encoded by the coding sequence ATGACGTTTAGATCGAAAATCGACTGGTGGTTAGCGGCCATCCTGCTGGTAGTGATCGCGGTGTCTATCGTGACCATCGTAGCTGCGTCGCATGGACGATCCAATGGAGGCTTGCTAACAGCGGCAGCAGTCCTTGTTATAGGCATCGTATTGCCTGCCTGGCTGCTGCTTTCCACGGCCTACACCGTTGAATCAAAAGTCCTCATCGTTCGCAGCGGTCCGGTCAGGCAACGTATACCGCTAGATCAGATTGGTGACATAAGGCCCTCATCAAATCCGGTTTCAAGCCCAGCCCTCTCTCTTGATCGCCTTGAAATACATCATGGACAGAAGAGAACTCTGGTCTCTCCGAAAGACAAACAAGGGTTCATCAAGGCCATCCGAGACGCACAAAGAGCTTTGGGGCAACGCTGA
- the lspA gene encoding signal peptidase II, whose translation MTVRPNPSALIWLLLSALVIGLDQWSKAWVLSSLPEFTAVPVIDGFWNWYRTYNTGAAFSFLSQAGGWQLWFFTALAVGISGLLAWWLARTPRGDWRSAMPYALVIGGAIGNVIDRLMHGHVVDFIQWYVGDHYWPSFNIADSAIVAGAVGIALFGVFDGKPKRKAG comes from the coding sequence ATGACCGTACGACCCAACCCCTCCGCCCTGATCTGGCTGCTGCTGTCCGCGCTGGTGATCGGCCTGGACCAGTGGAGCAAGGCCTGGGTGCTGTCCAGCCTGCCCGAGTTCACCGCGGTGCCGGTGATCGACGGCTTCTGGAACTGGTACCGGACCTACAACACCGGCGCCGCGTTCAGTTTCCTGAGCCAGGCCGGCGGCTGGCAGCTGTGGTTCTTCACCGCGCTGGCGGTGGGCATCAGCGGCCTGCTGGCCTGGTGGCTGGCGCGCACCCCGCGCGGCGACTGGCGTAGCGCAATGCCTTACGCCCTGGTCATCGGCGGGGCGATCGGCAACGTGATCGACCGGCTGATGCACGGCCACGTGGTCGATTTCATCCAGTGGTACGTGGGCGACCACTACTGGCCCTCGTTCAACATCGCCGACTCGGCGATCGTCGCCGGCGCCGTGGGCATCGCCCTGTTCGGCGTGTTCGACGGCAAGCCGAAGCGAAAAGCGGGATAA
- the rplU gene encoding 50S ribosomal protein L21 yields the protein MYAVLVTGGKQYRVAQGETLRVEKLEVEAGNEIKFDNILMLGDSDGIKLGDALNGATVTAKVVAHGRADKVRIIKFRRRKHHMKRQGHRQHYTEIEITGIAGGDKK from the coding sequence ATGTACGCAGTACTGGTAACCGGCGGTAAGCAATACCGCGTCGCGCAGGGCGAAACGCTCCGCGTGGAAAAGCTCGAAGTCGAAGCCGGCAACGAGATCAAGTTCGACAACATCCTGATGCTGGGCGACAGCGACGGCATCAAGCTCGGTGACGCGCTGAACGGCGCCACCGTCACCGCGAAGGTCGTGGCCCATGGCCGCGCCGACAAGGTGCGCATCATCAAGTTCCGTCGCCGCAAGCACCACATGAAGCGTCAGGGACATCGTCAGCATTACACCGAAATCGAGATCACCGGCATTGCCGGTGGCGACAAGAAGTAA
- the rpmA gene encoding 50S ribosomal protein L27: protein MAHKKGVGSSRNGRDSNPKYLGVKMFGGQAIEAGNIIVRQRGTQFHPGSGVGLGRDHTLFALVDGKVEFSVKGAKKRRTVSVVAEAVSAEA from the coding sequence ATGGCACACAAAAAAGGCGTAGGTTCCTCGCGCAACGGCCGCGACTCCAACCCGAAATACCTGGGCGTGAAGATGTTCGGCGGCCAGGCGATCGAGGCGGGCAACATCATCGTGCGTCAGCGCGGCACCCAGTTCCACCCGGGTTCGGGCGTCGGCCTGGGCCGCGACCACACCTTGTTCGCGCTGGTCGACGGCAAGGTCGAGTTCTCGGTGAAGGGCGCCAAGAAGCGTCGCACCGTGAGCGTGGTCGCCGAAGCGGTCAGCGCCGAGGCGTAA
- the murJ gene encoding murein biosynthesis integral membrane protein MurJ: MSRGLLSFSSMTMVSRVLGLVRDQAITISFGTNAITDAFWVAFRIPNFLRRLFAEGSFATAFVPVFTEVKETRPHADLRALMSRVSGTLGGILLLVTALGLIFTPQVALLFNPGASHDPAKFGLIVDLLRLTFPFLLFVSLTALAGGALNSFNRFGLPALTPVILNLCMIAGALWLAPKLEVPILAVGWGVLVAGALQLLFQLPALRGIDLLTLPRWGWSHPDVRRVLKLMVPTLFGSSIAQINLLLDTVIASFLFAGSQSWLSQADRFLELPLGVFGVALGTVILPALSRHHVKTDHAGFSNALDWGLRITLLISVPAMLGLMLLSQPLVATLFQYGKFTAFDTRMAAMSVFGLSFGLPAYALLKVLLPAFYSRQDTRTPVRAGVVALVANMVLNLLFLAILYQLWVPAELRAQGVRAALAAVPGLHLALGLASAVASYINLSLLWRWLRRAEVYRPRPGWAGYLLRLGVACAAMAAVLGLGLHWLPGFTTMDKWHRIGSLLALVGGGGAVYLLALLALGFRPRDLREH, encoded by the coding sequence ATGTCCCGCGGGCTGCTCTCGTTCAGCAGCATGACCATGGTCTCGCGCGTGCTGGGGCTGGTACGCGATCAGGCTATCACCATTTCGTTCGGCACCAACGCGATCACTGACGCTTTCTGGGTCGCGTTCCGCATTCCGAACTTCCTGCGCCGGCTGTTCGCGGAGGGCTCGTTCGCCACCGCCTTCGTGCCGGTGTTCACCGAGGTCAAGGAAACCCGGCCGCATGCCGACCTGCGCGCGCTGATGTCGCGGGTGTCCGGCACCCTGGGCGGGATCCTGCTGCTGGTCACCGCGCTGGGGCTGATCTTCACCCCGCAGGTGGCGCTGCTGTTCAATCCCGGCGCCAGCCACGATCCGGCCAAGTTCGGCCTGATCGTGGATCTTCTGCGGCTGACCTTCCCGTTCCTGCTGTTCGTGTCGCTGACCGCGCTGGCCGGCGGCGCCTTGAACAGTTTCAACCGCTTCGGCCTGCCGGCGCTGACCCCGGTGATCCTCAACCTGTGCATGATCGCCGGCGCGTTGTGGCTGGCGCCGAAGCTGGAGGTGCCGATCCTGGCGGTGGGCTGGGGGGTACTGGTTGCCGGCGCGCTGCAGCTGCTGTTCCAGCTGCCGGCGCTGCGCGGCATCGACCTGTTGACCCTGCCGCGCTGGGGCTGGAGCCATCCGGACGTGCGCCGGGTGCTCAAGCTGATGGTGCCGACCCTGTTCGGCTCCTCGATCGCGCAAATCAACCTGCTGCTGGACACGGTGATCGCCTCGTTCCTGTTCGCCGGCTCGCAGAGCTGGCTGTCGCAGGCCGACCGCTTCCTGGAGCTGCCGCTGGGCGTGTTCGGCGTGGCGCTGGGCACGGTGATCCTGCCGGCGCTGTCGCGGCACCACGTCAAGACCGACCATGCCGGGTTCTCCAATGCGCTGGACTGGGGTCTGCGCATCACGCTGCTTATCTCGGTGCCGGCGATGCTGGGGCTGATGCTGCTGAGCCAGCCGCTGGTGGCCACGCTGTTCCAGTATGGCAAGTTCACCGCGTTCGACACGCGCATGGCGGCGATGTCGGTGTTCGGGCTGAGCTTCGGCCTGCCCGCGTACGCGCTGCTGAAGGTGCTGCTGCCGGCGTTCTACTCGCGCCAGGACACGCGCACCCCGGTGCGCGCCGGCGTGGTCGCGCTGGTCGCGAACATGGTGCTGAACCTGCTGTTCCTGGCGATCCTGTACCAGCTGTGGGTGCCGGCCGAGCTGCGCGCGCAGGGCGTGCGCGCGGCGCTGGCGGCGGTGCCGGGCCTGCACCTGGCGCTGGGCCTGGCCAGCGCGGTGGCCAGCTACATCAACCTGTCGCTGCTGTGGCGCTGGCTGCGCCGCGCCGAGGTGTACCGGCCGCGGCCGGGCTGGGCGGGCTACCTGCTGCGGCTGGGCGTGGCCTGCGCCGCGATGGCCGCGGTGCTGGGGCTGGGCCTGCACTGGCTGCCGGGGTTCACCACGATGGACAAGTGGCACCGCATCGGCAGCCTGCTGGCGCTGGTCGGCGGCGGCGGGGCAGTGTACCTGCTGGCGTTGCTGGCGCTGGGGTTCCGCCCGCGGGATCTGCGCGAGCATTAG
- a CDS encoding radical SAM protein: protein MTEAKAHSARLIDPQTLTILCTYTCTAACRQCCFESSPKVVGRLDREVLLARIKEAKSKFQNLKIVVFSGGEATLLKEDLYEAAALCTSLGLLTRIVSNGSWGKTARSANNVASRLAASGLSELNISTGKDHQEFVSQDCVINAAQAVSGRMIPTLITVEADEEKNMHYRHLASDPRVQKLLRGGFLRIQSNSWMPFHNDADERDQEIDHESLRNGCDQIFSNVVVTPHDNLSACCGLTLEHIPEMRLGRCDGSNMDELYYSQSQDLLKFWIHTDGPYSIIESVLGKESAKILDGVVHICQACAILHKDDEVKRAVLSRYRQLAPEVMTRFYLKRALEVSSKEISPNLNKEEETT from the coding sequence ATGACTGAGGCAAAGGCTCATAGCGCTCGCCTGATTGATCCGCAGACCTTGACGATTCTGTGCACATACACTTGCACCGCTGCATGCAGGCAATGCTGCTTCGAATCAAGTCCCAAAGTAGTAGGAAGGCTCGATCGCGAAGTGCTTCTGGCTCGCATCAAAGAAGCCAAGAGCAAGTTCCAGAACCTCAAGATAGTTGTATTCAGCGGTGGCGAGGCTACGCTTCTGAAAGAGGACCTTTATGAAGCCGCTGCCTTGTGCACGAGCTTAGGGCTCTTGACACGCATAGTTTCGAACGGCTCTTGGGGCAAGACAGCACGATCTGCCAATAATGTTGCTTCGAGGCTAGCGGCTTCAGGCCTCTCAGAACTCAACATCAGCACCGGAAAAGATCATCAGGAATTTGTCTCTCAGGACTGCGTCATCAACGCAGCCCAAGCAGTCAGCGGCCGCATGATTCCCACACTGATTACCGTCGAGGCTGACGAAGAAAAAAACATGCACTATCGCCATCTGGCGTCGGATCCGCGAGTACAGAAGTTGCTTAGGGGAGGATTTCTACGCATTCAGTCCAACAGTTGGATGCCCTTTCACAACGATGCCGACGAGCGCGACCAGGAGATCGACCACGAAAGCCTGAGAAATGGCTGCGACCAGATCTTCTCAAACGTCGTTGTCACGCCTCACGACAACCTCTCCGCATGCTGCGGGTTGACACTTGAGCATATTCCAGAGATGCGCCTAGGCCGTTGTGATGGTAGCAATATGGATGAACTCTACTACAGCCAGTCTCAAGACTTACTCAAATTCTGGATACACACGGACGGTCCATACTCGATCATCGAAAGTGTTCTAGGCAAGGAATCCGCCAAGATCCTTGATGGCGTAGTCCATATCTGCCAAGCCTGCGCAATTCTTCATAAAGATGACGAGGTAAAGCGCGCAGTGTTATCCCGCTATCGGCAGCTTGCACCGGAAGTCATGACAAGGTTCTACCTAAAGCGAGCCCTAGAAGTTTCGAGCAAAGAAATTTCGCCCAACCTAAACAAGGAAGAGGAAACCACATGA
- the obgE gene encoding GTPase ObgE — protein MKLVDEAEIQVSAGNGGNGCIGFRREKFIPLGGPDGGDGGNGGSVWLVADENLNTLVDFRHQRAFRAQRGENGMGRQMYGKAGEDLVITVPVGTVVINVDTDETIGDLVAHGDKLLVAQGGKGGLGNMHFKSSVTRAPRKATPGEEGEERVLKLELKLLADVGLLGFPNAGKSTFIRAVSAATPKVADYPFTTLYPNLGVVSVEAYRSFVIADIPGLIEGAADGAGLGAQFLRHLQRTRLLLHLVDLAPMEGGVDGVSPTEQVRAIERELEKHDPELLAKPRWLVLNKADLLFEDEARTLAEQVVAELGWTQPWYLVSALGRDGTWPIMKDVMAFFDRQREDALEAAANAPAADAL, from the coding sequence ATGAAACTCGTAGACGAAGCAGAAATCCAGGTCAGTGCCGGCAATGGCGGCAACGGCTGCATCGGCTTCCGCCGCGAGAAGTTCATCCCGCTCGGTGGGCCGGACGGCGGCGATGGCGGCAACGGCGGCAGCGTGTGGCTGGTCGCCGACGAGAACCTCAATACCCTGGTCGATTTCCGCCACCAGCGCGCGTTCCGTGCGCAGCGCGGCGAGAACGGCATGGGCCGGCAGATGTACGGCAAGGCCGGCGAAGACCTGGTCATCACCGTGCCGGTCGGCACCGTGGTGATCAACGTCGATACCGACGAGACCATCGGCGACCTGGTCGCGCACGGCGACAAGCTGCTGGTCGCGCAGGGCGGCAAGGGCGGCCTGGGCAACATGCATTTCAAGAGTTCGGTGACGCGCGCGCCGCGCAAGGCGACGCCGGGCGAGGAGGGCGAGGAGCGCGTGCTGAAGCTGGAGCTGAAGCTGCTCGCCGACGTCGGCCTGCTCGGCTTCCCCAATGCCGGCAAGAGCACCTTCATCCGCGCGGTGTCCGCGGCCACGCCGAAGGTCGCCGACTATCCGTTCACCACGCTGTATCCGAACCTGGGCGTGGTCAGCGTCGAGGCCTATCGCAGCTTCGTGATCGCCGACATTCCGGGCCTGATCGAGGGCGCGGCCGACGGCGCCGGCCTGGGCGCGCAGTTCCTGCGCCATCTGCAGCGCACGCGTCTGCTGCTGCACCTGGTGGATCTGGCGCCGATGGAAGGCGGCGTGGATGGCGTGTCGCCGACCGAGCAGGTGCGCGCGATCGAGCGCGAGCTGGAAAAGCACGACCCGGAGCTGCTGGCCAAGCCGCGCTGGCTGGTGCTGAACAAGGCCGACCTGCTGTTCGAGGACGAGGCGCGCACGCTGGCCGAGCAGGTCGTCGCCGAACTCGGCTGGACCCAGCCGTGGTACCTGGTGTCGGCGCTGGGCCGCGACGGCACCTGGCCGATCATGAAGGACGTGATGGCGTTCTTCGACCGCCAGCGCGAGGATGCGCTGGAGGCGGCCGCCAATGCGCCTGCCGCCGATGCGCTCTGA
- a CDS encoding transposase encodes MLRMYFVQHWLDLGDEACEKALLDSTALQRLVGTDLGRERVPSSKSRTGEEHELQLRRAAWPNLHLAHAHLKRSLHMRCNSEPERPKKSVTTVNR; translated from the coding sequence ATGCTGCGGATGTACTTCGTGCAGCACTGGCTCGATCTGGGCGATGAGGCCTGCGAGAAAGCGCTGCTGGACAGCACGGCACTGCAACGGCTCGTAGGGACCGACCTAGGCCGGGAGCGCGTGCCGAGCTCGAAATCGCGAACTGGAGAAGAACACGAACTGCAGCTTCGTCGTGCGGCTTGGCCAAACCTGCACCTGGCGCATGCGCATTTGAAGAGATCGTTGCACATGAGGTGCAACAGCGAACCGGAGCGTCCAAAAAAGTCTGTAACGACTGTCAATCGCTGA
- a CDS encoding bifunctional riboflavin kinase/FAD synthetase, with protein MSRLFRDVEGGTLFPQGSVVCIGAFDGLHLGHRALVRHALARARALGVPAVALSFEPLPREFFAPAAPPPRLTLPRAKVEGLQQLGVDSVGLLRFDLRLSSMSAQDFVQRTLVDRLQAREVWIGPAFRFGHKRGGDIALLREMGAHLGFSAGEIEPVHLREERISSTRIRELLVAGEFAHAAELLGRPYAIDGRVVRGKQLGRTLGYPTANLRFPRTPALSGIYATWVHGVTEQPWPSVSSFGTRPTVQGVEPLLEAHLFDFHGDLYGRHIAVEFVAKLRDEEKFSDLPALTEQMHRDAALARRLLASAQRPALPPAQARASARGLSTEDNR; from the coding sequence ATGAGCAGGCTGTTTAGAGACGTCGAGGGCGGGACTTTGTTCCCGCAGGGAAGCGTGGTCTGCATCGGCGCCTTCGATGGCCTGCATCTGGGCCACCGCGCGCTGGTGCGCCATGCGCTGGCGCGTGCCCGCGCGCTGGGTGTGCCGGCGGTGGCGTTGAGCTTCGAGCCGCTACCGCGCGAGTTCTTCGCGCCGGCCGCGCCGCCGCCGCGGCTGACCCTGCCGCGGGCCAAGGTCGAAGGCCTGCAGCAGCTCGGCGTGGACAGCGTGGGCCTGCTGCGCTTCGACCTGCGCCTGTCGTCGATGAGCGCGCAGGACTTCGTGCAGCGCACCCTGGTCGATCGGCTGCAGGCGCGCGAGGTGTGGATCGGCCCGGCGTTCCGTTTCGGCCACAAGCGCGGCGGCGACATCGCGCTGCTGCGCGAGATGGGCGCGCACCTGGGCTTTTCCGCCGGCGAGATCGAGCCGGTGCACCTGCGCGAGGAACGCATTTCCAGCACCCGGATCCGCGAACTGCTGGTGGCCGGCGAATTCGCCCATGCCGCCGAACTGCTCGGCCGCCCGTACGCGATCGACGGCCGCGTGGTGCGCGGCAAGCAGCTCGGACGCACCCTCGGCTATCCCACCGCGAATCTGCGGTTTCCGCGCACGCCGGCGCTGTCGGGCATCTACGCGACCTGGGTGCACGGGGTGACCGAGCAGCCGTGGCCGTCGGTGTCCAGCTTCGGCACGCGGCCGACGGTGCAGGGCGTGGAGCCGCTGCTGGAAGCGCACCTGTTCGATTTCCACGGCGACCTGTACGGACGCCACATCGCCGTGGAATTCGTCGCCAAGTTGCGCGACGAAGAAAAGTTCTCCGATCTGCCGGCGCTGACCGAACAGATGCACCGCGACGCCGCGCTGGCCCGGCGCCTGCTCGCGTCCGCGCAGCGCCCCGCGCTGCCGCCCGCACAAGCCCGCGCCTCCGCGCGCGGACTCTCCACTGAAGACAACCGGTAA
- the rpsT gene encoding 30S ribosomal protein S20, with protein MANIKSAKKRAKQTVVRNARNTAQRSMLRTAVKKVIKALDANDAAGAEAAFAVAQPILDRFSSRGLIHKNKAARHKSRLTARIKAIKTAA; from the coding sequence GTGGCCAATATCAAGTCCGCCAAGAAGCGCGCCAAGCAGACCGTCGTGCGCAACGCGCGCAACACGGCTCAGCGTTCGATGCTGCGCACCGCCGTCAAGAAGGTCATCAAGGCCCTGGACGCCAACGACGCCGCCGGCGCCGAAGCCGCTTTCGCCGTTGCCCAGCCGATCCTCGACCGTTTCAGCTCGCGCGGTCTGATCCACAAGAACAAGGCTGCGCGCCACAAGAGCCGCCTGACCGCCCGCATCAAGGCGATCAAGACCGCCGCCTAA